A stretch of the Papaver somniferum cultivar HN1 chromosome 6, ASM357369v1, whole genome shotgun sequence genome encodes the following:
- the LOC113286208 gene encoding serpin-ZX-like yields MDFKSRLPLSVQIDSCLALVKHVWQNEAKDQNFAFSPFSIYVALGLLTSGSKGAPLKQLLAFLKCDSLDHLTSVSSQLIASLDHARIGTGSDGGPKILTVNGVWVEKTWPLEPSFKDIASSVYRSGAESVDFINKAEEFTDMVNKWIEKETNGLIQNLIPSDAITEETVLVLVNGLYFKGSWKQKFDPSKTIDSNFYLGDETSSPVTVPFMMDNNENHFVSCYVGFKVLQLPYEQFSSINVSNQGDNYAMYIFLPDRRDGLGNLIEQVSSEPGFLDRHLPTRRVKVRQLKIPKFKLSFGFDASRVLKENMHLDLIFDSRRAELTEMVMRVKVGSSKFNLAVSGIYHKCFVEIDEEGTEAAAATAVVRVKTSLPAPVDFIADHPFLFIIRDNVNGVVFFMGHLLNPLLA; encoded by the exons ATGGATTTCAAATCCAGGTTACCTTTAAGTGTCCAGATTGATTCATGTTTAGCACTCGTTAAGCACGTTTGGCAAAATGAAGCCAAAGATCAAAATTttgcattttctccattttcaaTTTATGTCGCTCTTGGTTTATTAACTTCTGGATCAAAAGGTGCACCCTTAAAACAGTTGCTGGCATTCCTCAAGTGTGATAGCCTTGATCATCTTACTTCAGTTAGTTCTCAACTGATTGCTTCTTTAGATCATGCCCGTATTGGCACCGGAAGTGATGGAGGACCCAAAATATTGACTGTCAATGGTGTTTGGGTGGAGAAAACTTGGCCTCTAGAACCTTCTTTCAAGGATATTGCTAGTTCAGTCTATAGATCTGGAGCTGAGTCTGTGGATTTCATAAACAAG GCCGAAGAATTTACGGACATGGTGAATAAATGGATTGAAAAGGAAACAAATGGACTCATTCAAAATCTCATCCCTAGTGATGCGATCACAGAAGAGACAGTTCTTGTACTTGTAAATGGACTCTATTTCAAAGGATCTTGGAAGCAAAAATTTGATCCATCAAAAACAATCGACTCAAACTTTTATCTCGGCGATGAAACCTCGTCACCGGTTACAGTCCCTTTCATGATGGACAACAACGAAAAtcattttgtttcttgttatgtCGGATTCAAAGTACTTCAACTCCCATATGAACAATTCAGTTCTATCAATGTAAGTAATCAAGGAGACAACTATGCTATGTACATATTTTTACCTGACAGACGAGATGGGCTAGGGAATTTAATTGAGCAAGTTAGTTCGGAACCAGGTTTCTTAGACCGTCATCTCCCAACTAGACGTGTCAAAGTGAGACAACTAAAAATTCCTAAATTTAAGTTATCATTTGGATTCGACGCTTCTAGAGTTCTTAAAGAAAACATGCATCTAGATTTGATTTTTGATTCTCGTCGAGCAGAGCTGACTGAGATGGTGATGCGCGTAAAAGTCGGATCCAGCAAATTTAACCTTGCTGTTTCAGGAATTTATCACAagtgctttgttgagattgacgAAGAAGGAACTGAAGCTGCTGCGGCAACTGCCGTTGTTCGTGTGAAAACGTCATTACCCGCTCCGGTAGACTTCATTGCTGATCATCCATTCCTGTTTATTATCAGAGACAATGTTAATGGGGTGGTTTTCTTCATGGGTCATCTTCTTAATCCCCTGTTGGCTTGA
- the LOC113291516 gene encoding serpin-ZXB-like translates to MYIVLPDRRGGLGDLVEKETTDSASFLNQCLRVDPPSVKTGQFKIPKFKITFSFDATKVLNEMGLVFPFNESEAELTGMVGTRVSVTYVIYKCFIEVDEEGTKAAAATAIVGCYGCSAPPVYIPTVDFVAYHPFIFMIKDSYTGVVLFTEYVLNPLLTS, encoded by the coding sequence ATGTATATAGTTTTACCAGATAGGCGCGGTGGACTTGGCGACTTGGTTGAAAAGGAAACTACTGATTCAGCTAGCTTTTTGAATCAATGTCTAAGAGTAGATCCACCATCGGTAAAAACAGGACAATTCAAGATTCCAAAGTTTAAGATAACGTTTTCCTTTGACGCGACAAAAGTGCTGAATGAAATGGGATTAGTTTTTCCTTTCAATGAATCCGAAGCAGAATTGACAGGAATGGTAGGTACACGTGTTTCAGTTACTTATGTTATTTACAAGTGTTTTATTGAAGTTGACGAAGAAGGAACTaaagctgctgctgctactgctatTGTTGGTTGTTATGGATGCTCAGCCCCTCCAGTTTATATTCCTACTGTGGATTTTGTTGCATATCATCCATTCATATTTATGATCAAAGACAGCTATACTGGGGTTGTGTTGTTCACCGAATATGTTCTTAATCCTCTGCTAACCTCTTAG